Proteins from a genomic interval of Zingiber officinale cultivar Zhangliang chromosome 2A, Zo_v1.1, whole genome shotgun sequence:
- the LOC122043904 gene encoding sec-independent protein translocase protein TATB, chloroplastic-like, producing the protein MGSATVLASLCYCSLSLSSSSHSMKVALLISSRLPSRASPKIPPSSHLRRFFSALHLPRPPLWDDLKPLVRPLSFGNFTRKEKKVKIHGKVVRASLFGVGAPEALVIGVVALLLFGPKGLAEASSFFEQ; encoded by the exons ATGGGCTCTGCAACGGTCCTCGCATCACTCTGCTActgctccctctccctctcctcctcttcccaCTCGATGAAGGTGGCCCTCCTCATCTCTTCCCGTCTGCCCTCTAGGGCTTCTCCCAAAATCCCACCTTCGTCTCATCTCCGCAGATTCTTTTCCGCACTCCACCTGCCTCGACCCCCGCTGTGGGACGACCTCAAGCCGCTGGTGAGGCCTCTTTCTTTTGGAAACTTTACGCGCAAAG AGAAAAAGGTGAAAATTCATGGTAAAGTTGTTCGTGCTTCTTTATTTGGAGTGGGTGCTCCTGAAGCATTGGTTATTGGAGTGGTAGCTCTGCTGCTATTTGGCCCTAAAGGCCTAGCTGAGGCAAGTTCCTTCTTTGAACAGTAG